A stretch of Xenopus laevis strain J_2021 chromosome 8S, Xenopus_laevis_v10.1, whole genome shotgun sequence DNA encodes these proteins:
- the LOC108700549 gene encoding hepatitis A virus cellular receptor 1 homolog: protein MYNPPHATGSQDLSTYSRAEGAKVIRSSTFEELSPMQAYEWNTEGDAVYFTSPRDTDYLRTQNRESITTITQLTISCSGTYCCWLQIPGWFNDQKMGIQVSVNEETLWRISGYRRTPWPSKATKPWCPVK, encoded by the exons ATGTACAATCCACCACATGCAACTGGATCACAGGATCTCTCAACTTACAGCAGAGCAGAAGGTGCAAAGGTTATACGGAGCAGTACATTTGAAGAACTTTCTCCT ATGCAAGCTTACGAGTGGAACACAGAAGGAGATGCGGTTTATTTTACCAGTCCGAGAGATACAGATTATTTGAGAACACAGAACAGGGAAAGTATCACGACCATCACCCAACTGACCATCAGTTGTTCCGGAACCTACTGCTGCTGGCTACAGATTCCTGGTTGGTTCAATGACCAGAAGATGGGAATACAAGTCAGTGTAAATGAAG aaacactatggAGAATATCCGGATACagacgcacaccctggccctccaaaGCAACAAAACCCTGGTGCCCAGTGAAATAG